The Candidatus Zixiibacteriota bacterium genome includes a region encoding these proteins:
- a CDS encoding phasin family protein — protein sequence MLKRYSNRRLYDPQQARNVTLEEVSELVRAGRKVKIVDSSSGDDLTLRVLAQTFLYTLKGWKDDRKSLEVLKVLIAEGGESSMDILKKTILASLGAFEVTKQKAEEIIDHLIQKGEVSSAHRADAVVELLDKAQESTKSIRNKVSDEITAAIEKMKVAKKKDLEVLEAKVDELIVTVEKLEGRLKDSR from the coding sequence GTGTTAAAGAGATATTCCAATCGGCGGCTCTACGACCCTCAGCAGGCTCGCAACGTCACTTTAGAGGAGGTCTCCGAACTGGTGCGCGCGGGGAGGAAGGTCAAGATTGTCGATAGCTCGAGCGGTGACGATCTGACGCTAAGAGTCCTCGCACAGACTTTTCTCTACACCTTGAAGGGTTGGAAAGACGACAGGAAGTCTCTTGAAGTGCTGAAGGTACTGATTGCTGAAGGAGGAGAATCGAGCATGGATATTTTGAAGAAAACAATACTCGCCTCACTGGGTGCATTCGAGGTGACAAAGCAGAAGGCTGAGGAGATCATCGATCACCTGATTCAGAAAGGTGAGGTCTCGTCAGCACACAGGGCAGATGCTGTAGTCGAGCTGCTCGACAAGGCTCAGGAGTCGACTAAGAGCATTCGAAACAAGGTTTCTGACGAGATCACGGCTGCAATCGAGAAGATGAAAGTCGCGAAGAAAAAGGATCTTGAAGTTCTTGAGGCCAAAGTCGATGAGTTGATCGTGACAGTCGAGAAACTTGAGGGACGGCTGAAAGATTCTAGATGA